GCAGATAAGACTCTACAATATTGGCTTATTTCCTTTACCTACCTCTCTATATCAAAAGGTGTGCCCCAGGGTTCGATACTAGGACCACTACCTTTCTAAGTATATCATCTAATTTatgatttttaacatttttacacagACAAATCTTGTTATTCAAAacataaactgaaaataattaaGTCTCTCCTTTAAGGAGTAAATCCTGTTTCTCCCTTTACGCAAGGAAAGACTTGATTTCTGCCATTTGTTTATGGTGATTTGCTCTTGACCAGTACCTAAAGACATTGGGTACTGTATAATATTGTGTTCCATTTGTATAACTGGCTGGGAAAACCTCTTACAccactgttctgctgctgctaagTGGCCATAGCCTTActtccacacacatgcatttgttAGCTTTATGAATAAATCTCTACTTGGGCTGGTCAAATCAAGATGGCTTGCGCTCACAACATTCTACAAATGTTGATCCCCAGGGTTAGAATAGAATTAGGAAAAAGAGCTTTAAATATGCTGCTCCTTCTTAACCTGAAAATCTCTGAgctcattattatcatcaggATTTTAATCAATTTCAAAGGACTAAGAAAAtgactttttcacattttacataaTTGTACCTGTTATGGCTGGAATTTTCTCCTTGATGTAGGTTTGAATTTTAATTGGATATtgggtttgttgtgtgtgacaGTTGTATTTGTCTCCTTTTATTGATTGTCGGTCTTTTAACCAAGTCACTCTTTAAAAAGAGATCTCAGTTAGAATGATTAAATGAGAGATATcataaaaatcattaaaaagtgtaaaatctGAGAGGTTTGAGCACAGCGAGAAACAGAAGATGAGTGTGAAGAGAAAAGCTGCCAGTAGTGGCTCataggagaagagaaaaacagagaaggagagcagATGTGATTataatttcagtaaaaaaaacagtaatgAGACTGGATAACAGCATTACATGCACATTGATGGGGCAAGAAAGGGGAGGGACAAGGAAATGCGGGTAAGTcatgtgaggaaacagacaTCTGAGGACTAGAAATGATGGCGGGAGAGATGCAGTCGGGGGGAGAGACAAAACGCCAGAAATGGGGAAAGAAGACAGCCCATATTGTTTGATGTGAAAGAGCTGCGGGACAGATAATTCCCTTACTAATTCAAGTGTGTTAGACAGAAGtagacatagagagagagaaagagacagagaaaagacaagTGTCTCAATTGAAGAAGCTGATGAGCGGCTGGAGGAAGAGTCCCACAGttcccagcacacacactgtgacaaaaACCCACAGGAAGATCCTGTCGATGACCATGGCAACATACTTCCAGTCGTCCTCCACCTGGGgacaggaaagaaaataatttagatgagtgaaaacaaaatatctaggaaacacaaattcatatTAACAACACTGATCTCTCTACCTTTAAAGACTCCCAGCGACCTTTGTTGGTAATTGTGAAATCTCTGATAGTGGCACAACTCTATGGCCAAAAGACGTGTGTGGTTGTGTTCAAAAAGAATCTGAAACCTACATGCATTTGGCTATTGTTAGACTCTgcacagcatgtgtgtgcgtataAACACAGTCAGGTGTGGACAATGGGATCATGGCTACACTGACCATAATGCCATTGTGCCCCTATAGAGGAGGCTATTCTACatgcccccccccaaaaaaaagatcCCAGCTTTGCTTAGAAAAGATGGAGCTGAGAGAACAAACATATCAGGACCATCCAGAGCGCACAGGAGGCACAGACAAAGCCCCACGTCTGCAACAAACAAGCAGCTTTACACTCCCTTTATAGCTTCGTCTAAACGGTTTCTGCAACATTTACTGAGCTAGGTAGAAATTCACCCACtgagataacacacacacacacacaggttgtgtgtttatgcatgtgtgcTGTGTGTATTGTGCTGACACAATCTATTCACACTATTCTAAATGGTAAAGGTCCCTACAAGGTTAACAGTTTCATTATAGGGTTATGACTTGAATTAGGTTCATGGTTTAAATTGGGACCAAGATAATGCtataagtaaatatatatatatatatccaagtCTTCTGCTTGTGTCTCCCTTTAGGAGCTTGTATGCAAAGTACGCAATATGATAAAAATACTCAGTGCAGTAGAGGCAGAGAAATTACCTGTTTTATTCTACTCATTCTTCTTCCTTGTCAAAGACCTAGCGCCTGCTTTACACACAATGCAAATCCACTGCCAACAACTTGGTCGTCCCAGGTGCGATATGATATTTGTAGCCCCGAGCCAAAGAGTGAGCTACAGAGGTCTGCTAAGCTCACGCTTTTTTAACTGCACACCCCTTgggtttttcttcatttttattcccGTATTATTTCGAGCCAACTGATGCTGACTCAGGTGAAGTCATTTCAAGCAATATATCAGATTTCTCACTGCTAGCCACATTCATACAGCTTCTTCACATAAGCAGTagtgctcctcctcctgaggtACTAAACAGACAGTTTCCCCTTAAAGGTTAACTCTCATCAACTTTTATCATTCccaaaataaatggaaaacaataatttagCAGAAAACACCACAGACAACAAAACTTTATGCTAGCTTACGCACCTCTTTGGCTTTGTTGCGAGTTCTCATGTTCTCTGCGATGTACTTCACGCTCTCGATGGCCTGCTTGATCTCTGGCGACACCAAGGAGAAGGCAACCACAGCGTTGACAGGTGACGAGACATTCAGGGGCCTGGGCAGCTTGGGCAGCTCTGACTCCTGGGGCCCTTGGGTTTGGGATggctggggaggaggaggaggaggaggagggggggtcaTTTGGGGAGGGACAGGAGTCGGTACCTCTTTGCCTCTGTATGGGCATCTCCTGTTGATATCCCGGTTCATGTCGCGGTTCATGTCGCGGTGCTCCACGCAGTTCATGGAGCCACCTGCTGAGGAGGTCCCTCCTCCAACCGTGACACTATCCAGAGGTGGACAGGCGACACCCCCAGTTATACCTCCAACAATTATACTTCCTGAGCCACTTCCTATactgttttttctcttcttttttcccccactgctgcctcctcgtcctcctcctcctgtccccgCTGTAATGCTAGCAGGGGAGGAGCAGCCCTGGTCGATAGGCCGCCTCATCAGCATCACCCTGGGCAGCACCCCGAGGAACACAGACCTCACCCACTCTGGCATCGTGTGAGTCATGGGGGTGCGGTAGTGGACATTCAGCACAAAGACGGTGATGACGATGCTGAGCGTGACGAAAATCATGGTGAAGAGGAGGTACTCGCCGATCAGTGGGATGACGAGTGACGTGGAAGGGATGGTCTCGGTGATGACCAGCAGGAAcacagtgagggagaggaggacagagatgcAGAGGGTGACC
The Hippoglossus stenolepis isolate QCI-W04-F060 chromosome 7, HSTE1.2, whole genome shotgun sequence genome window above contains:
- the LOC118111816 gene encoding neuronal acetylcholine receptor subunit alpha-3, giving the protein MNFPGKVASVLLLVLLAAQGCLSSKGEDRLFRRLFRRYNQFIRPVENVSDPVTVEFEVSMSQLVKVDEVNQIMETNLWLRHVWNDYKLKWAPVEYDGIEFIRVPSNKIWRPDIVLYNNAVGDFLVEDKTKALLKFDGTITWIPPAIFKSSCPMDITYFPFDYQNCSMKFGSWTYDKAKIDLVLIGSKVNLKDFWESGEWEIIDAPGYKHDIKYNCCEEIYPDITYSFYIRRLPLFYTINLIIPCLLISFLTVLVFYLPSDCGEKVTLCISVLLSLTVFLLVITETIPSTSLVIPLIGEYLLFTMIFVTLSIVITVFVLNVHYRTPMTHTMPEWVRSVFLGVLPRVMLMRRPIDQGCSSPASITAGTGGGGRGGSSGGKKKRKNSIGSGSGSIIVGGITGGVACPPLDSVTVGGGTSSAGGSMNCVEHRDMNRDMNRDINRRCPYRGKEVPTPVPPQMTPPPPPPPPPQPSQTQGPQESELPKLPRPLNVSSPVNAVVAFSLVSPEIKQAIESVKYIAENMRTRNKAKEVEDDWKYVAMVIDRIFLWVFVTVCVLGTVGLFLQPLISFFN